In the bacterium genome, AAGTTTTTATTTGGGTAGCACTGAAGGTTCTAAATAAAAAATACAGATATGGTTTTAGTAGACAAATTTGTTTTGGACCATATATCTTGGATTTTTATTCCAAAAAGTTAAAAACAAATATTGAAGTAGATGGTGAAACTTACGAGTTCAAGGATAAAGAAGATTTTAAAAGAGATGAATATGTAAAAAATTATAGAATAAAGATAATTAGAATAATAAATTCTGATGTTCTCAAATCATATAACTTTCTTGATGAATATCTAAATGAAATTATAATAAATTCTACTAACCTATCCGTCCCGCAAAGCGAGACACCTTTCCTAAAAGGAAAGGAATATAATTATGTACAACCTCATATATCCACAATTCAACTCAAACACAAATCTTGAGAGCCAAAAGCTTTTTGATTTGCTAATAAACTATATTCCCAAACATCCTAAAGAAGAAGCGGATAAACTTCTTATGCTAAGCTATCTGAACAGTTGTGATAGACCATTTGAAAGAACAACGCTTCCATCTCACTTTACAGGTTCTGCATTATTGGCCTCAAAAGATTTTTCAAAGATTCTATTGAACCATCATTTAAGTTTGGATAAATGGATTCAATTCGGTGGACACGCTGATGGAAATGCAGATTTATTATCAGTGGCAAAAAGAGAGCTTGAAGAAGAGTCAGGAATTTTGACTGCTGAAGTTTACGATGAAAATATTTTCGATGTTGATATTCAATTGATTCCTGCAAACCACACAAAAGGCGAGCCTGATCATTATCATTTAGATGTTAGATTTCTTTTTGTTACCGAAGCTGATGTAAAGTTCGAAGTCTCACATGAATCTTTGGAAATGCAATGGGTCAATGTTGCTGATACTAATGACTACAACAATGATTTTGGTTTTGTGAAAATGATAGAAAAGCTACGATCTTTAGTATAAAGCTAAGCTATTAGTTCAACCTAATCCAGATCAGTTTATTAGAGTTTTCATGAAATTTGTAGCTACCAATAGTTATATTCCAACAAAAGAACAGAACTTAATTCAGGTTGAAAGAAGAGGTGATGGGTTTGTCGTAGTTGAGTGGGATGGTATAGATTTAGGCGGTGATTAAATAGTTTTGAAAACAGAAATTTAGGCACAAAAAATTCACCACAACCACTTTTATCGAACCTCAGAAATCAAAGTTTCTGATATGAAATTCTTCAATCGAAACAGATAAAATGTCGAGAAAGCTTACCTGAATCTACATTTCACCATTGAGTGGATCGTTATTAAGTCGATGATGAAGCACCATGTATACTGGTCAATAGTACGAACTAACTTGAAAAAGCATAAGATTACAAGGTTCAAAATACAGCAATAATAACAGACATTCATTCGTCTTGATATTGGAGATAATAACTTTCTCGCGTTAGATTTCAACATTCTCTAATTTATTTATATTTTTTTCAAAAGTTTGATAAGATTATTTATCTTTGATAAACTCATAAAAGTGAAAGAGAAGGTAATTGCAGCCATCAAAAGATGGATATCAAGACTTACAAGAAAAAAGCATTGAGAACTGATTGGAAGACATATAATGACTTTCACACAGGCAAGAGTAGTCCTAGATTGGACTATGGAGTTATTGGACTAAGTACATCGTCGTGTCAGATTCTTGACTTGATAAAAAAAGCAAAAAGGGGAAAGACTATGACAATGAGATGATTTACAAAGAGTTGGGAGATTTACTTTGGTACTTGAATTTGGTGCTAGACGAACTTGAAATTAGTTTTGAAGAATTGATGGAAATGTCTATAGCACGAATTGATAAGAAGTATCCAAAATCCGATCCTGAAGCTTGCAAAGACATAGTTGGTGAATCCAACTAAATTGGCAAGTTACACATGTTTTGTGGTAATGCCATAAACAAGGAAAGATTAGGAAAGTTAATTATTTGTCTGCCTAGAAGTTATATTGGTTGATTTCACAAAATCTCAAAGCGCATATTCTATAGATAGTTTCTTAAACTTCACAATCTTTCTAACTAGTTCATAATCTATATCCTTATCAAGTGGAAGCTGGATGCCACCTTTGCTTTTTTTGTAATTTCTCAGCTCTTTTTCAAAATGTTTATACACTTCTTCAGTTGGAGCAAAGAAAAGCCCTATATGTTTTTTGAATGCTGCAAAATAAATAACTAAATCTTGGGTCTTTGCTAGGGATGACGAGTTTGAAAGATTAGTTTGAGATGAGGTTTTCAATCTAAAAGCTGGCATTTGGTAACTTATTACTTCTTGAGCTTCTGGCACCTCGTTTTTGATAATATTTCCGATATTACTAAGGATCACTTGAATGTCATTTGGAAAATTCGCGATGTATTCGTCAGTATTTTGAAAAGTGGTTTTCATTATTAGAATTATACTAAAAACATAGTGAAGTTTCGCAATAACTTGGAATCTACTTGAAAATCTTTTATAATATTCCTATGAAAACAATTCTAATCACCGGTGCAACTTCTGGCATAGGTTTTGAAACTGCCAAAGCTCTAGCCAATCCTAGTACTCAACTTATACTTTTAGTCCGAAACCTAGAAAAAGGAGCAAAGGTCAAAAACACAATTGAGGAATTGAAGCCAGGCTCGATGATTAGACTAATTGAATGTGATTTTACTAGTTTGAATTCAATTCGAAGAGCTGCACAGGAAGTAAGGACTAAATTCAAATTTATAGATGTTTTGATAAACAATGCAGGGATCTTGAATGAAAAGTACAAAGAAACCAAAGATGGATTTGAAGAAACATTTGGTGTGAATTTTCTAGCACCTTTCTTGCTAACTCAAGAACTTTTGCCATTGATTTTGGATAATCCAAATTTAGACAAAAGAATAGTCAATGTGAGTTCTGTTGCAAACAAGTTTGGAAAAGTTGATTTTGACAATTTGCAAAAGTTTTCTTCAAACCAATACTCCAATACAAAGTTAATGATAAATTTATGGACAATGAAACTTGCTAGAATGTATCCATCTATTTCAATCAATTGCCTTCATCCTGGCTATATCAAAACAGATATTTTCAGAAATCAATCAAATATATTTAAGACAATTACAAATTTGTTTTTCATTAGTCCAGAAAGAGGTGCGAAAACTACTATATTTCTTGCAACAAGTGATGATGCAAGAAATATCTCGGGGAAGTACTTCAATCATTGTGATGTAGTCAAGCCAAACAAAATGAGTTTTGATGAGGCCTTGCAAGATAGACTTTGGGAGGTTGCTGAAAGCATGATCACAAGATAGATTTAAGCATGTATTTATCAAGGTGATAATTTAACCAAATGCAAAAGTACTTAACTACTAAATTTTCAACGATACTTATAAGTGCAATTATCGTCTTGTCTTTTCTAGTTTCGGGTTATTTCTTTCCTAGACTGCCAGAGCAAGTGATCACTCATTGGGGAATGTCTGGAAATCCTGACGGGTATTCATCCAAAGCGATTGGTGCATTTATGATTCCTGCTATGATGTTGCTTTTTTTTCCTTTGTTTTACTTCTTACCAAGGGTCGATCCATTGAAAGAGAATTATAAAAGCTTTGACAAAAGTTACAATTTCATAATTATTAGCATATACAAATTTCTTCTTGTTATCCATATCATTTTGCTTCTTCAAAATATTGGACAAAAGTTTGACTTTGCAAAAGTAATGATTGTAATTTTTTCAGCCTTGTTCATAGCAATAGGTTCTGGTATCAAAGATTTGAAACGAAATTATTTTGCTGGTATCAGAACTCCTTGGACGATTAGTTCAGATGAAGTGTGGGGAAAAACTCATAAATTTGGAAGTAGGGCGATGATCTTGGGGGGTATAGTAGGATTGTTTGGATTGATAGTTCCACAATATGGCTTCTTGTTTGTATTTGTACCATTAGTTTTGTCAGTGTTATTTACAGTGTTGTACTCATATTTGGAATGGAAAAAATTAACTGTGATATAAGTAAGTTACATCTCAATCATCTGATGGTGGATAAGAGCATACAATATTTTTTTCTGAAAATGTGCGAATCAGAACAGCTGTAAAAACAATCCTTGCCTCTGTTAATAAATTACAAAGTTCTATCATACCCCCCTCAGAGGGTACACTATAAGTAATTAACTTTCTAACTTCCACAGTTCCACTAAGACCATGAGCAACAGAACCCTTACACTTAAACTCGTGTATAACTTTTTTCAATAAATTCTCAAAATTTTGTTCAGGTAACATATTTGAAGGATCATTTGGGTCTCTAGGGATTGGAATCCCTACAATAAATTCTTCTTTCAACAGACTAATATTTGACATATGTGACATTATATCAAAGAAAATGATGTTGTCAATAATGATCTGATAGAGTCAAAAGTAATAAATAGAAGACAAAGCAAGATTAAACTATACAAAGATTAAATATAAAAATCGTAGTTTGCAATGTGACGAAAATCCTAGTAAGATATCAACTTATTGAAAAGTAAATAATATTAAAATATTACCTTAGTAATGACCAACCTAAATACCAAGTTGCCTTGCACAACTCCATGCTGACCAGTTTGTACCACCTCCGCTCATTTCAAAAGCTTTGCTGATATTGTTCTGCGGATTTAGTAGCCAATTTGGATCTGGTCTTCCTGGAAGATATCGGATTTGAAATAATCCATAGCTTGCTCCATACAAAACCCCGTTCTGCCAATATTGTAAGCCTAAGTCTCCTACATTGTTTGTGTTTAAGTGGCTTTCACAATTTGCTATTGCTATTGCTTTGTCTGCATTGGCACCAAATGTAGCTCGAATCATGTCAGCAACTTCACCAGTAGCAACATTTGAATACTGCAAAGCCCGTGCTTGTGCAGCCTTCCGAGCAGCTTCTTCGGCTTTTCGTTTCTCAGCTGCGATTCTAGCAGCTTCAGCTTTTGCAGCTTGTTCAGCTTTGATTTTCTCTTGCTCTTGTAAGTAACTTTTCGCAGTTTCTATCCTTGTTGTATCTAGATTTAGATCAGGTAGTGTAAACTTTTTCAAATGCTCAGCAACATTCTCTTCTGCAAGTATAGAATCTGATTTATCATTCAATGAGATAAATAGACCTCCGGCAATTACAAATACAAATATGAAAACTGATCTAATGAATACTTTGGAAGTTGTTTTGATGTTTGAGCGAAATTTCAAACGATTTTCATCGACATCTTTTGACATGATTATACAGTCTAGCAAATCAAAGTATAAATTGCAAATCACTGCTCAGGTTGTTGTTCTGCTAGCTTATTCTCATTGATGATCTTTAGGTTTTCGTCGATTTTTGCAGTGTAGTTGTTTTTCGCAGTTTCTATTTTTGCCTTTACTGACTCACATTCGGCAATTTGTTCTTTGGTAACTGCGGCCACACAAACATTCATAGAAGTAAATACTTCTTGAAAAGAACTAAGGATAGTAGAATAATTTGGCAAAAACTTTGTTTGCACTTCATTTATCACCTTTTCACTTGCACTTACTCGTTTGTCCAAAGATTCATTGGTGGATTTCAATTCGGACAATTCTCTTTTCAACCCAAGATTTTGCAAATAGAAAATGCTAACTATAAGGACAACTGAAAGTATCAAGATCCCAAGCAGTAGGATCAAAATAGAATTCTTTTTGATGTAGTGTCTAGCTAATGTAATTCTGGCGTTCATTTTGTATAAAGTACTTTGAACAAACTTATGGTTAAATTATTTTTGTAGCTTCAATGGTATCAAGATACTTTCGTGCTACAATTGTATATTTTAGCATATTATCAGAGACATTTATACTGTATAAAGTTAATAGTTATCAAAAGCGTAGGCGAAATTGAGTTCAGCTTAAGTATTTATGTTCAAAATTAAGGTGCGATAAGTTATAATCTCACAAGTTCTTGCGGGATCGTCTAATGGTAGGACACCGCTCTCTGGAAGCGACTATCTTGGTTCGAATCCAGGTCCCGCAGCCAAGTTGTACTCCCTGTATGGGACTATGCAGTGCATAGGTTCGAGCCATACTAAATCAACGTTTTCGCATTTGCAAAATCGGTTCGAGCTACATATCACTACCCAATGTGGAATAAATATAATTTTTTCTTTTTCATTTTGTTCGAGCCAGTATTTATCGACATAATTGAGATATCTTCTGGGTTCGAGCGAGAAATTATCTCTTCTTTTAACCTATTTCGTATTTGTCACCATAAAGTTCCTGCTTTTTCAGATAGAACTCCATAATTACTTTGCTGAAAGCTAATATGTTTTCAGCTAACTGTTCAATCTGCTCCTGTGTCAGAGGTTTTTTATAGTACTTTTGAAAAATAGTACGAACCAGCTCTAAATAATATTCTGATACTTGAATCATATTTTTATGAATAATAATTTAGTTGATGTTTCAAATTTTGATTAGAAGATGTAGAATAGAAATATGTATGATTTACAACTCCAGTTTAAAGATCTTAAATTAATTGACCGAGACTTTTTTAGACGAAACCCTGTGGACATTGCATCTGAACTACTTGGCAAAGTAATCTTACGAAGATTTGAAAATAAAGTTTTAGCAGGAAGAATTGTTGAATTGGAAGTATATCTAGGTGAATTAGATCAAGCGGCTCATTCATATATAGGAAAAACAAACCGTAATTCTGTACTATTTGGTGACGCAGGATATGCATATGTGCATAGCATTCACAAATACTTTTGTATGGACATTGTATGTGATGTAGAAAATATTCCAAGTAGTATTCTAATAAGAGCAGTCGAACCTTTGGTTGGCATTAATATAATGAAAGCTAACCGTAATACCTCTGATTTGTATAAATTGACGTCTGGGCCTGGGAGATTTTGTCAGGCCTTTGGTATTGATAAGTCATTAAATGGAGAGGATGTTTGTAATAATACTTCAAAAATCTCTATTTGTTCTGACTCAATAAATACTAAATATGAAATACTAAATTCAAAACGTATTGGTATTTCGAAATCTACTGAGTTACCTTTACGATATTATATAAAGGATAATAAATATGTTTCAAAATAATATTATTATGAATGAATTCTCCGAAAATGACAAAAAATTTATGAAATTAGCTCTAGAAGAAGCAAAAATATCTTCACTTTCAGGTAATTTCCCTTGCGGGTGCTGTTTTATCAATAGGCGATGATTTAGTTGATAAAAGGCATAACATGAAAGAAGTTAAATCAGACCGTATCTCGCATGCTGAAATGTTGTTATATATCAATGGTAAAATATCAAATATGATCAATAGCAAGAGTAATGACCTGAAACTATTGTGGAGTGATTTATCACAAAACAATCGAGTAACAGAGTCTTACAAATTCAGAAATGGAAGACAAGTTAATATCGGATATGTAAATCAATTTGCTTTACATGACTATATTCCGAATAAATGGTTTGATTGGAAAAATCGTATTGATGGCAAGGTTATGATTATTGGTCAGGATTGGGGACCATACAGTGCATTGCTTCCTTTTATTACCGAACATGAGACGCAAAAGTGTATTAAAAATCTTAATGAATTTTAACTTTGTCAGCAAATTCTTCTACGCTATTTATTCCATTTTCTAAAACAGCGGTATAAATATCAAAACTTTTTACTTTGTCTTTGTATTTAACTCCGTCAAAATATGCCTCTTTGATTTTGAGTATCGTTTCTCTTTTTCCTGGATTTTCAGATAAAATTTTCTCAAATTTGCTGATTGAATCTGAAACTAAATTTGTATATCTCTCATCTGGTTTTAAATACCAAACATCAAATTTCCAATTTGTGCCTCCATGCGGAATTATCAACTCCCAATAAAAACCGAGGGGTATATCATATGCTGGAAAAGTTTGATAATCGGCAAGGGCGACTGTTTGGAAAATACCTTTATCCAAAAAGCTCTTTGTCGTTTCTTTGGCCTTTTCTTTATCGATATTTTCAGAAATTACAAGTAAATCTATATCGCTCCGATACATTAAGTCCAAACGAAGACTGCCGATTATCTCAACTTTTCCTAAATTTGAGAAGATTTTAATAGCTTCAGTTTTCGCCAAAATTTCATTAGCTATATCGTGAAGATTTTTTGAATTTTGTATTAAATCTTTTGTCATAAATTATTTTAATATTTCTTCAA is a window encoding:
- a CDS encoding SDR family oxidoreductase → MKTILITGATSGIGFETAKALANPSTQLILLVRNLEKGAKVKNTIEELKPGSMIRLIECDFTSLNSIRRAAQEVRTKFKFIDVLINNAGILNEKYKETKDGFEETFGVNFLAPFLLTQELLPLILDNPNLDKRIVNVSSVANKFGKVDFDNLQKFSSNQYSNTKLMINLWTMKLARMYPSISINCLHPGYIKTDIFRNQSNIFKTITNLFFISPERGAKTTIFLATSDDARNISGKYFNHCDVVKPNKMSFDEALQDRLWEVAESMITR
- a CDS encoding DUF559 domain-containing protein → MIAKNKHIVYKPSIKFARQNRKIMNKYEVFIWVALKVLNKKYRYGFSRQICFGPYILDFYSKKLKTNIEVDGETYEFKDKEDFKRDEYVKNYRIKIIRIINSDVLKSYNFLDEYLNEIIINSTNLSVPQSETPFLKGKEYNYVQPHISTIQLKHKS
- a CDS encoding NUDIX hydrolase, whose product is MYNLIYPQFNSNTNLESQKLFDLLINYIPKHPKEEADKLLMLSYLNSCDRPFERTTLPSHFTGSALLASKDFSKILLNHHLSLDKWIQFGGHADGNADLLSVAKRELEEESGILTAEVYDENIFDVDIQLIPANHTKGEPDHYHLDVRFLFVTEADVKFEVSHESLEMQWVNVADTNDYNNDFGFVKMIEKLRSLV
- a CDS encoding DUF1801 domain-containing protein → MKTTFQNTDEYIANFPNDIQVILSNIGNIIKNEVPEAQEVISYQMPAFRLKTSSQTNLSNSSSLAKTQDLVIYFAAFKKHIGLFFAPTEEVYKHFEKELRNYKKSKGGIQLPLDKDIDYELVRKIVKFKKLSIEYAL
- a CDS encoding SdpI family protein, which produces MQKYLTTKFSTILISAIIVLSFLVSGYFFPRLPEQVITHWGMSGNPDGYSSKAIGAFMIPAMMLLFFPLFYFLPRVDPLKENYKSFDKSYNFIIISIYKFLLVIHIILLLQNIGQKFDFAKVMIVIFSALFIAIGSGIKDLKRNYFAGIRTPWTISSDEVWGKTHKFGSRAMILGGIVGLFGLIVPQYGFLFVFVPLVLSVLFTVLYSYLEWKKLTVI
- a CDS encoding DNA-3-methyladenine glycosylase, with protein sequence MYDLQLQFKDLKLIDRDFFRRNPVDIASELLGKVILRRFENKVLAGRIVELEVYLGELDQAAHSYIGKTNRNSVLFGDAGYAYVHSIHKYFCMDIVCDVENIPSSILIRAVEPLVGINIMKANRNTSDLYKLTSGPGRFCQAFGIDKSLNGEDVCNNTSKISICSDSINTKYEILNSKRIGISKSTELPLRYYIKDNKYVSK